One Misgurnus anguillicaudatus chromosome 20, ASM2758022v2, whole genome shotgun sequence DNA segment encodes these proteins:
- the LOC141351386 gene encoding uncharacterized protein: protein MSDLNRILEEGDALYVGVKMQLMHEQRFLQDHLAMEDVPLNISTFTRTYSVQKSAIKMGYLRARGLPGTEEWFIPLAERMQCLSADVSHALLMVAPECVAVFRDQSGRYGFFDSHSRTAEGLRHPTGNGTAVMLTFTDLSDMIDRILRVFQDHADNAGYEFMPVAFEMEQQFGEQSAPSACIQVSQINLALPKQGKIVKAKTPQIHVVKVNKNLQVIKTNKKRRRKEKRKIAAQEKQQSKDKTSCQRQRITRKRKYEKERYAACLEYQIKKNRAKKQRYNKDLQFRQKIQQHMTRKYNTCAVARTKKKEYMVRRYQTNVLFQSKQKEYMVKRYTTDTSIQSKQKEYMVRRYSTDTDFQKKMKEYMVRRYSTDTVFQKKMKEYMVKRYADDPEFRAHHMLHCTLYKTQKRVNDVAYHIFHKLQCALRIKKKYQPYISSRKETPQPLVNKVMQCAIDAFRCNIQHGPTHVCTVCHRAMFPNQVRLCNRSCYIKNPHIAISCLTKQYVHACDSSCSVPCAVPELRRREWICHTCDSHLKRGNVPSVAVANKLELAHIPAELLELNVLERQLIAKIVPFAKIIALPKGQQRAVQGAVVCVPSDMEKTVNCLPRPSSESQLLQVKLKRHIKFKGYQHFHTVNMHNVLAALLKLKEIHSEYKDISISETALFESDIDGEVDDTEQEEEEELGVAEEEERHVSVEEQDELRPGLTLDTCMQPPDIGQEILSYGEGIFSIAPAQGKKPVGFFKIPKLEAMAFPVQFPTGHNTIDEAREKALSPSMYFNARLFSVDTRFARDQSYLFFAQFATETHLARNSMTVQLRKGKPITRDGRRISNRLLQDNHEVERLVHNKDATRFMQPLRGSPSYWEKTLRDLQAMIRQLGTPTFFCTFSAAEMRWPEVITAIKAQQGEDVDFAELDWMTKCEILRSNPVTVMRMFEKRVDALMTHLLLSPAQPIGKVEDYFYRVEFQARGSPHIHLLAWVKDAPEFESDSDEVVCGFIDRYITCRLPDSTTDPELHQIVTEVQLHSRKHSKSCKKGNVLCRFGFPKLPMSDTTITRPRPQRPEEEETEEDSHQDRRSSRSDAVRKAMSDARTKLKPLWDLLNDPQATFENLPELLTKCNLSMEDYMKYTRELSTSSVILLKRDPKEVWVNGYNPDLLRAWNANMDIQYILDPYSCIMYMLSYISKPEHEMNEMLKNVIKAVRETNVNEEDEMKHIMQAYSKHRQVSSQESVARTCSLPMKKCSRSVVFIPTDDDALKMSLPLSVLLHKNPDSEDVWMSGIIDKYRARPQTPEFENMCLADFVSNYRLVYGQQTKGKNVQRLLNDMGFVQKRSVGKAAVIRYARFSEEKQPEKFYGRLVKLYVPHRFNAQLKPPTFPTYEQFYKSAFVELPSHPGLRMPVCAIVKTHQEKFEKHSEEVDKAIEQLQQQGPSENAWTAFAPEAEVDNLECIAEREDVNPDEEDMQDDVPEYQILLEDGDGVIPQIKAPQMSVEFVWKMYQSLNEIQAAIFYIVRQWCQKRVWGHNPEQFFYFVSGGAGCGKSHVIKCIYTEATKILRQLPRLQEEGDLSMPTVILSAFTGTAAFNISGKTLHSILKLPRNLKPPYQGLGNALDELRAELCSVEILIIDEVSMISKDLFAYVNWRLQQIRGSKKAFGGISVLAVGDFFQLPPLGKAKPLCVYEDDVLDFWKDSFQIITLTEIMRQKEDLAFAELLNRLRVRQKTDVLREEDRVLLLQAVKNPEDCPHDALHIFATNKEVHMHNTKTIQAIHTDIITIDAEDYRKDPRTGVMKRQKKPVTGKKDDLLDFIQVAVGARIMVTRNLDVEDGIVNGCFGQIVNIVTKIRDGISTVHMLGLQLDNPNAGLKHRRRVEGENDNSVYIERSEESLRKGTVRRQFPIKLAYACTAHKVQGMTMQSAVVSLKKIFEPGMAYVALSRTTSLSGLHITDFVEKKIYADPEITASLENMRRATVEGIMPLLQHIRKINQDQTLKIVHHNTEGLSSHIEDIRCHHELLLSDILCITESHLSGSCIPQHLQLEGYKMFARNRHASYSTNAEMAKKEGGGVAIFCKEDIQAQSRQYIQSVTDLEFVVIKIDTPMCATIAAVYRPPHYRLETFLPNLRGLLDYLDMMDKYPVIICGDFNEDLLCAGRKAILEMFQSKEYTQLITSATTEKHTLLDHIYISHPDLCLQSGVLQSYYSYHNPVYCILQK, encoded by the coding sequence ATGTCTGATCTTAATAGAATTTTAGAGGAAGGAGATGCTTTGTATGTTGGTGTTAAAATGCAGCTTATGCATGAACAAAGATTTCTTCAAGACCATCTTGCTATGGAGGATGTACCACTGAACATTTCAACATTTACCCGAACATACAGTGTGCAAAAGTCTGCAATCAAGATGGGATACCTCAGAGCCAGAGGGCTCCCTGGCACGGAAGAATGGTTTATCCCTCTTGCTGAAAGAATGCAGTGTCTCTCAGCAGATGTTAGCCATGCTTTGCTCATGGTTGCTCCTGAATGTGTTGCGGTGTTCAGAGACCAATCTGGAAGATATGGATTTTTTGATTCACACTCAAGGACTGCCGAAGGTTTGCGCCATCCAACTGGTAATGGAACTGCTGTCATGTTAACTTTTACCGACCTAAGTGACATGATAGACAGAATTCTCAGGGTCTTCCAGGATCACGCTGATAATGCTGGCTATGAATTTATGCCTGTGGCATTTGAAATGGAGCAGCAATTTGGTGAACAGTCAGCACCATCAGCTTGTATACAAGTCTCGCAAATAAATTTGGCTCTTCCAAAACAAGGAAAAATTGTTAAAGCCAAAACCCCACAAATCCATGTTGTTAAAGTGAATAAAAACCTGCAGGtgataaaaacaaataagaagcgcagaagaaaagaaaagaggAAAATAGCTGCACAAGAGAAACAACAATCAAAAGACAAAACTTCATGTCAAAGACAAAGAATAACAAGGAAAAGGAAATATGAAAAAGAACGATATGCAGCCTGTTTAGAAtatcaaataaagaaaaacagagCCAAAAAACAGAGATATAATAAAGATCTTCAATTCAGGCAGAAAATCCAACAGCACATGACTAGAAAGTATAACACATGTGCTGTTGCTCGGACAAAGAAGAAAGAGTACATGGTCAGGAGGTACCAAACCAATGTTCTTTTCCAGTCAAAGCAGAAAGAGTACATGGTAAAAAGGTACACCACAGATACATCTATCCAATCAAAGCAGAAAGAGTACATGGTGAGGAGGTACAGCACGGATACTGACTTCCAAAAGAAGATGAAAGAGTACATGGTGAGGAGGTACAGTACGGATACTGTCTTCCAAAAGAAGATGAAAGAGTACATGGTCAAGAGATATGCAGATGACCCAGAGTTTAGAGCACATCACATGCTACATTGTACCTTGTACAAAACACAGAAACGTGTCAATGATGTTGCATACCACATATTTCATAAGTTGCAATGTGCACTCCGGATCAAAAAGAAATATCAACCATACATCAGTTCCAGAAAGGAAACACCACAACCTTTGGTCAACAAAGTAATGCAATGTGCCATAGATGCATTCAGATGTAACATTCAACATGGTCCCACACATGTCTGCACAGTCTGTCACAGAGCTATGTTTCCAAATCAAGTCAGGCTCTGTAATAGAAGTTGTTACATTAAAAATCCACATATAGCCATATCTTGCTTAACCAAGCAATATGTTCATGCTTGTGACAGTAGCTGCAGTGTTCCTTGTGCAGTTCCAGAACTAAGAAGACGGGAATGGATTTGCCACACTTGCGACAGCCATCTTAAGAGAGGAAATGTGCCTTCAGTTGCAGTGGCAAACAAACTTGAATTGGCACACATCCCTGCAGAATTACTAGAATTGAATGTGCTTGAACGTCAGCTTATTGCCAAAATTGTACCGTTTGCAAAAATTATTGCACTGCCCAAAGGTCAACAAAGAGCTGTGCAAGGTGCGGTTGTGTGTGTGCCTTCTGATATGGAGAAGACGGTCAACTGTCTGCCAAGACCTAGTAGTGAGTCCCAGTTACTACAAGTGAAGCTTAAAAGACACATCAAGTTTAAAGGATACCAGCACTTCCATACTGTGAATATGCACAACGTGCTAGCAGCTTTATTAAAACTAAAAGAGATACACTCAGAATACAAAGATATCTCTATAAGCGAAACTGCGTTGTTTGAAAGTGACATTGATGGGGAAGTTGATGATacagaacaagaagaagaagaagaactcGGTGTTGCTGAAGAGGAGGAGCGACATGTGAGTGTAGAGGAACAGGATGAACTTAGACCTGGCCTCACTCTGGACACATGTATGCAGCCACCTGACATCGGCCAGGAGATTTTATCATATGGCGAGGGAATATTCAGCATTGCACCTGCTCAGGGAAAAAAACCTGTTGGATTTTTCAAAATCCCAAAGCTGGAAGCCATGGCGTTCCCTGTTCAGTTCCCTACTGGACATAACACAATTGATGAGGCAAGAGAAAAAGCATTGTCACCAAGTATGTATTTCAATGCAAGATTGTTCTCTGTGGATACACGGTTTGCAAGAGACCAGAGTTACCTTTTCTTTGCACAGTTTGCGACAGAAACACATCTGGCCAGGAACAGCATGACTGTCCAGTTGCGGAAAGGCAAACCTATAACAAGAGATGGCAGAAGAATTTCCAACAGGTTGCTTCAAGATAACCATGAGGTTGAAAGACTGGTGCACAACAAAGATGCCACACGGTTCATGCAACCCCTGAGAGGTTCGCCATCTTACTGGGAGAAAACACTAAGAGATCTACAAGCCATGATCAGGCAGTTGGGAACACCAACTTTCTTTTGCACATTCAGTGCGGCCGAAATGCGATGGCCTGAAGTAATTACGGCAATCAAGGCTCAGCAAGGGGAAGACGTCGATTTTGCAGAGCTTGACTGGATGACAAAATGTGAAATCCTTCGAAGTAACCCTGTTACTGTCATGCGGATGTTTGAGAAACGAGTGGACGCACTGATGACTCACCTGCTTTTGTCACCTGCCCAACCCATTGGTAAGGTTGAAGATTACTTTTACAGAGTTGAGTTTCAAGCAAGAGGAAGCCCACATATACATCTGCTTGCATGGGTAAAGGATGCACCTGAGTTCGAAAGTGATTCTGATGAAgttgtttgtggctttattgatCGCTACATAACATGCAGGCTTCCTGATTCCACGACTGATCCTGAACTTCATCAGATTGTCACAGAGGTTCAGCTTCACAGCAGAAAACACTCCAAGTCATGCAAGAAAGGAAATGTGTTGTGTAGGTTTGGGTTCCCTAAATTACCAATGTCTGACACCACAATAACTCGTCCACGACCACAGCGACCTGAAGAAGAGGAAACTGAAGAGGATAGCCATCAAGACAGAAGAAGCTCAAGGTCAGATGCTGTTCGAAAAGCAATGAGTGATGCTAGGACGAAACTCAAACCTTTGTGGGATTTGCTGAATGATCCCCAAGCCACCTTTGAAAACTTGCCTGAACTACTGACAAAATGTAATTTGTCCATGGAAGATTACATGAAGTACACCAGGGAGTTGTCCACTTCAAGTGTGATCTTGCTAAAGCGTGATCCAAAGGAGGTTTGGGTGAATGGATACAATCCAGATTTGCTGAGGGCATGGAATGCTAACATGGACATTCAGTATATACTTGACCCTTACAGTTGCATCATGTATATGTTGTCCTACATTTCCAAGCCAGAGCATGAAATGAACGAGATGCTGAAGAACGTGATCAAAGCAGTGCGTGAAACAAATGTGAATGAAGAGGATGAAATGAAGCACATTATGCAGGCATACTCGAAACACAGACAAGTGAGCTCACAAGAGTCTGTAGCACGAACATGCAGCTTACCAATGAAGAAGTGTTCGCGAAGTGTTGTGTTTATACCAACGGATGACGATGCTCTGAAGATGAGTCTGCCCCTTAGTGTCCTACTGCACAAAAATCCAGATTCAGAGGATGTTTGGATGTCGGGAATAATAGATAAATACAGAGCAAGGCCTCAAACTCCGGAGTTTGAAAATATGTGTCTGGCAGACTTTGTGTCAAATTACCGCCTTGTGTACGGTCAGCAAACTAAGGGAAAGAATGTACAACGTCTGCTCAACGATATGGGATTTGTTCAGAAAAGATCTGTCGGTAAGGCTGCCGTTATTCGATACGCACGGTTTTCAGAGGAAAAACAACCGGAAAAGTTTTATGGAAGATTAGTGAAGCTTTATGTGCCACATCGTTTCAATGCACAGCTGAAACCTCCAACATTTCCAACTTATGAGCAGTTTTACAAGAGTGCATTTGTAGAACTTCCTTCCCACCCTGGTCTCCGAATGCCTGTATGCGCAATAGTGAAAACACACCAGGAGAAATTCGAAAAACACAGTGAAGAAGTGGACAAAGCAATTGAACAGTTGCAGCAACAAGGCCCATCTGAAAATGCTTGGACAGCTTTTGCCCCTGAAGCTGAAGTGGATAATTTGGAGTGCATTGCAGAACGAGAAGATGTCAATCCTGATGAAGAGGATATGCAAGATGATGTGCCAGAATACCAGATTCTTCTTGAAGATGGAGATGGAGTCATTCCTCAGATAAAGGCACCGCAGATGAGTGTTGAATTTGTCTGGAAGATGTATCAAAGTCTAAATGAGATACAGGCTGCCATTTTCTACATTGTCCGTCAGTGGTGTCAGAAGCGCGTCTGGGGTCATAATCCAGAACagtttttttactttgtgtCAGGTGGTGCTGGTTGTGGAAAATCACATGTCATTAAGTGCATATATACGGAAGCAACCAAGATCCTAAGACAACTGCCTCGACTTCAGGAGGAAGGGGATCTCTCTATGCCTACAGTGATTTTGAGTGCATTTACAGGAACAGCAGCATTCAATATATCTGGTAAAACACTGCATTCCATTTTAAAACTGCCAAGGAACTTAAAGCCACCTTATCAAGGACTTGGGAATGCTCTAGATGAACTACGAGCAGAATTATGCAGTGTGGAAATTCTCATCATTGATGAAGTGTCCATGATTTCGAAGGATCTTTTCGCCTATGTAAACTGGAGACTTCAACAGATCAGAGGCAGCAAGAAAGCATTTGGAGGAATCTCTGTTCTCGCTGTAGGAGACTTTTTCCAACTACCACCTCTCGGTAAAGCCAAACCGCTCTGTGTGTATGAAGATGATGTTCTGGACTTCTGGAAGGACAGTTTTCAAATAATTACCCTTACAGAGATCATGCGTCAAAAGGAGGACCTTGCCTTTGCTGAGCTTTTAAATCGACTGCGAGTGAGGCAGAAGACTGATGTTCTTAGAGAAGAAGACCGAGTTCTGTTACTCCAAGCTGTAAAGAACCCAGAAGACTGCCCTCATGATGCTCTGCACATATTTGCAACCAACAAGGAAGTTCACATGCACAATACCAAAACAATACAGGCTATTCACACTGACATCATAACCATTGATGCCGAAGACTACAGGAAAGACCCAAGAACAGGAGTGATGAAAAGACAAAAGAAACCTGTCACTGGAAAGAAGGATGACTTGCTGGATTTTATACAAGTTGCAGTGGGAGCTCGTATAATGGTGACAAGGAATCTGGATGTTGAAGATGGAATTGTAAATGGATGTTTTGGTCAGATTGTTAACATTGTCACTAAAATAAGAGATGGAATCTCCACTGTACACATGCTAGGACTTCAGCTCGACAATCCAAATGCAGGTCTGAAACACCGCAGAAGAGTGGAAGGTGAAAACGACAACTCTGTATATATTGAGAGATCTGAAGAAAGTCTGAGGAAAGGAACAGTTCGTCGTCAATTTCCCATAAAGCTCGCTTATGCCTGCACAGCTCACAAAGTTCAAGGTATGACAATGCAGTCTGCCGTAGTGTCACTGAAGAAGATTTTCGAACCTGGAATGGCCTACGTTGCCCTCAGCCGAACGACATCGCTTTCTGGATTACACATTACAGACTTCGTTGAAAAGAAGATTTATGCTGATCCTGAAATCACAGCATCGTTGGAAAATATGAGAAGAGCGACAGTTGAAGGAATCATGCCGCTTTTGCAACACATAAGGAAAATCAACCAGGACcaaacacttaaaatagttCACCATAACACAGAAGGACTGTCATCTCACATCGAGGATATCAGATGCCATCATGAGCTACTATTATCGGATATTCTTTGCATAACAGAAAGTCACTTGTCTGGCTCATGTATTCCACAACATCTCCAGTTGGAAGGATACAAGATGTTTGCACGGAATAGGCATGCCTCCTACTCAACCAATGCAGAAATGGCAAAGAAAGAAGGTGGTGGAGTTGCAATATTTTGCAAAGAAGATATTCAAGCTCAGTCCAGACAGTACATCCAAAGTGTCACAGACCTGGAGTTTGTTGTCATCAAAATTGACACCCCAATGTGTGCAACAATTGCTGCAGTGTACAGGCCACCACACTACCGTCTTGAAACATTCTTGCCAAATTTAAGGGGCCTACTTGATTATCTGGACATGATGGATAAATATCCTGTAATCATCTGTGGAGACTTTAATGAGGACCTTTTATGTGCTGGAAGAAAGGCTATACTGGAGATGTTTCAATCAAAGGAATATACACAGCTAATCACATCAgctacaactgaaaaacacacactaCTTGATCACATTTACATCTCACATCCAGACTTGTGTCTCCAGTCAGGTGTGTTACAGAGTTATTACAGTTACCATAATCCTGTGTACTGTATTTTGCAAAAATGA